GCTGTCCTGGACGCTGGCCCCATCCGCGACCGGCACGGCCAGGCGGATGCGGGGCTCTCCCGGCCCGAGCGGGATGTGCGGGCTCACCACCACGCTGCACCAGAAGCGGCCGCAGGGGCGGGCCCTGTCCAGGTCCCACCAGTGTTTGCGGGCCGACAGACCCGCCTCCGCACTGGAGTTCGTGCCGCCGCCGGCAGCCCATACAAAGCCGGACGCCGGGTTGACGAGCACGAGCATCAGGGCCAGCACGGCCACGGCAAGCCTGCGAGGCCATCGACGTAGTCCCATGCCGATCTCCGTTCCTGTCTCTCCTGATCGTGCCGTCTGGCCCGGTCGGCTTCGGCGGGTGACACTGCGCATCGTCGGCGTTGCGGCGCCTGGGTCGCGTCATCACACTGCGGGCAGTCCCCCTGGCGGCATGGCCCTGAGCTCGAATCCCGCCCCCGCCCTCCTCGAGCCGCGAGCAGGCCAGGAGCCTGCGGGTGGGCGTCCCTGCCCGGGACGGCCGCCCGCCCGGGACATGGTGTGGATCCCGGGCGGCAGCTTCACGATGGGCTCGGACCACCACTACCCGGAGGAAGCCCCGGCCCATCGCCGCGAGGTGCAGGGCTTCTGGATCGACCGGGCTCCCGTCACCAATGCCCAGTTCCGCAAGTTCGTGAAGGCCACCGGCCATCTGACGCTGGCGGAGCGGGCCGCGAACCCGGCCGATTACCCCGAGGCGCTGCCTGAGCTGCTGGCACCCGCCTCGATCGTGTTCGTGCCGCCGGCGGGACCGGTGGGGACTGGGGATCCCTACCGCTGGTGGCAGTACATCCTGGGGGCCAACTGGCGGCACCCGGAGGGGCCGGGTTCCTCGATCAAGGGCCGCGACCATCACCCCGTGGTGCATGTGGCCTATGAGGATGCGCAGGCTTACGCCGTCTGGGCGGGCAAGCAGCTGCCCACGGAGGCCGAGTGGGAGTTCGCCGCCTGGGGTGGCCGCGGCGGCACGGAGTTCGTCTGGGGCTCGGAACTCCATCCCGGCGGCCGCGCCCTGGCCAACACCTTCCAGGGCGATTTCCCTCACCACAACAGCCGCCAGGATGGCTACGAGCGCACCTCGCCCGTGGGGGCCTTCCCTGCCAACGGCTACGGCCTGGTCGACATGATCGGCAACGTCTGGGAGTGGACCGACAGCTGGTACCAGGCCCACAGCGCCGCCGGGCAGGATCCCGGCACCGCCCCGGAGGGTGGCTGTTGTGCCAGTGCCGCCCGGGAGGCCAGCATCGATCGCACTTCCCAGCACGGCGCCATGCCCCGCAAGGTGGTGAAGGGAGGGTCGTTCCTCTGCGCTCCCAGCTACTGCCGCCGCTACCGCCCGCCGGCCCGGTTGGCCCAGGGAATTGACACCTCCACCTGCCACATGGGCTTCCGCTGCGTGGTGCGGGTCTGAGCGATGGCGGAACTTCCCCTGGAGACCTGGTTGGAGGTGGGAGCGAACTCCCTGCGCCTGGTGCTGGAGTTCATCTCGGTGGTGTGTGTGGGCATCGGCCTGCTGGTCTCCCTGCGCCAGGCGCTGCGGTTGCGGCTGCGGCGGCGGGTGGGATCGCGGCCCTTCAACAGCATCCGGCTCACCTTCGGCAGCTGGCTCTCGATGGCGCTGGAGTTCCAGCTCGCGGCTGACATCGTGTCGACCACCACGGCCCCCTCCAACGCCAACCTGATCAAACTTGCCGTGGTGGCCGTGATTCGAACCTTCCTCAATGTGTTCCTGGCCAGGGAGGTGGAAGCGGAACAGAAGTTCGAGGACGAGCACAGACAGCCCGGTGAGCGCAGCTCTGCCGGCGGTGACCTTGCCGTGGCCCGATCGTCCGGTGCTTCCCTGCCCTTCGAGGCCCAATGACGAATCTCAACAACGAACTGGCCAAGGAGCGCAATCGGGCCGCCGCCGAGCGCACGATGATGGCCTGGATCCGCACCTGCCTGTCGCTGATCAGTTTCGGCTTCGGCCTCGACAAGATCATCGGTGCCATCAACCGCAGCCGCTTCAATGACAGTTACCACGCCGGTCTGAGCGTGCGGCTGATGGCGATGGGCTTCGTGCTGATCGGCATCCTGGCGATGGCGGCCGCCACCCGGCAGCACATGCGCACCCTCAAGCTGATCCGCCGCGATGACTTTGTGTATGTCGATCAGCGCTCGATCACGGTGTTCACGGCCATTGCCCTCACGATCATCGGTGTCGTGGCCTTTGTGCTGCTGATGACCGGAAACCCTGCGCCCTGATTCTCCATGCCACCCTTCGCTGCGCTGCTGGCCACGGCCACCATCGTCACGTTGATGTTCAGCCTCGGGCTGGGCCTGAAGGATTACCCCTTCGTGCTGCTGCGGGA
This portion of the Cyanobium sp. NIES-981 genome encodes:
- a CDS encoding DUF1622 domain-containing protein, with protein sequence MAELPLETWLEVGANSLRLVLEFISVVCVGIGLLVSLRQALRLRLRRRVGSRPFNSIRLTFGSWLSMALEFQLAADIVSTTTAPSNANLIKLAVVAVIRTFLNVFLAREVEAEQKFEDEHRQPGERSSAGGDLAVARSSGASLPFEAQ
- a CDS encoding formylglycine-generating enzyme family protein; translation: MVWIPGGSFTMGSDHHYPEEAPAHRREVQGFWIDRAPVTNAQFRKFVKATGHLTLAERAANPADYPEALPELLAPASIVFVPPAGPVGTGDPYRWWQYILGANWRHPEGPGSSIKGRDHHPVVHVAYEDAQAYAVWAGKQLPTEAEWEFAAWGGRGGTEFVWGSELHPGGRALANTFQGDFPHHNSRQDGYERTSPVGAFPANGYGLVDMIGNVWEWTDSWYQAHSAAGQDPGTAPEGGCCASAAREASIDRTSQHGAMPRKVVKGGSFLCAPSYCRRYRPPARLAQGIDTSTCHMGFRCVVRV
- a CDS encoding YidH family protein, which translates into the protein MTNLNNELAKERNRAAAERTMMAWIRTCLSLISFGFGLDKIIGAINRSRFNDSYHAGLSVRLMAMGFVLIGILAMAAATRQHMRTLKLIRRDDFVYVDQRSITVFTAIALTIIGVVAFVLLMTGNPAP